In Phycisphaerales bacterium AB-hyl4, the genomic window GCCGAGGCGATGCCGCCGATCGGCGAGCCGGTGCATGGCGTGCAGTCGTACCATATCCGCCAGGGGACGCATGGGATCACGTCCGAAGACTGGGCGTATTACCTTGATCACGCCGACCGGTTTCTCGTTTCGTAGTGAGGTCATTCGCCAATGATTTTGACGAGCACGCGTTTGGGGCGGCGGCCGTCAAACTCGCCGTAGAAGATCTGCTCCCACGGGCCGAAGTCGAGTTTGCCTTTCGTGATCGCCACCACCACTTCGCGTCCCATGATCTGCCGTTTCATGTGTGCGTCGGCGTTGTCTTCACCAGTCCGGTTGTGAGCGTATCGCTGCGGTGACGCGTCGAATGGCGCGAGTTGCTCCAGCCACTTTTTGTAGTCGTCATGCAGGCCAGGCTCGTTGTCGTTGATGAAGACGCTGGCGGTGATGTGCATGGCATTGACGAGAAGCAGGCCTTCCTGCACGCCACTTTGGGTGACGAGGTGTTCGATATCGGAAGTGATGTTGACGAAGCCCATCCGGGCCGACACGTTGAAGGTCAGGTATTCGGTGGTGGATTTCATTTTGGCAACTCGATGTTGAAGCGTTGAATAACCGCGGGCCTGAGTGAATCGCCTGCCGAGTGTAACCGCCGGCGAGTGTTTTTCCACCGGTATGTCTCGGCCGAGGCTTCGTTAAGCGCTGTGACTGAACTTGCTCGTCGGATCTTCCATGCCCGACTCCGGCGGAGCGAGATGCTCCGCGGGGGTGCTCGCCACCACTTCCGCGAATCGCGGGCCCTCGGGCACGGTTGGCGGCACGGTATCGCTATGTGTCATCGGTTCGAATGCAAACACGCGCACCGCCTCGTCGCCCCACGTCTGCTCGGGTACAAATCGCAAGCCCTGCGTCTGGATGTTCAACGGCAGGCGGACGAGTCGGCTGTAGTTGTTCGACTCTCGATGAATCACCTGCCACTGACCGTCGCTGTCGACCGCTTCGAGACGATACTGCCGAACCAGCGACGAAGGCACGGCAGAACGATCGCCACGCTGCGGATAGCTGCATGGCATGCGCTTGTCGTTTTGCAGATTGCTGTCAAAAGTGAATCGCGCGCCGCCGACCGCGACGGGCTGTGCCCAGCGGTATTCGATTGCGCTGCCGATAGGGCCAGCCCATGCGTGGGACTGGCCCTTGCGGTCACGGTCGAGGCCGTCGTGCAGATGTTGCGCGTTGTTGCCGTCGGCGTGCAACTCGGCTTGCCGGGCCAGATCGCTGACCGGGCGTGAAATGGCCGGTAGCCAAGCATCGTCGTTCATGAGTTTTTGCTGCAATTCGTCGAGGTGGGCGCTGTGGATGTCGCGCGGGTTGCAGTGGTGCTTGTGGCAGAGTGCAGCGGCGGTGCCGGCGGCCTGACCGATGATGGCGCAGGTGGCCATGACGCGCGTGGATGAGAGCGCTGCGTGGGTGACGCTGATGTTCCGCCCGGCGCAGAGCAGGTTGCTGACGTTGCGTGAATAG contains:
- a CDS encoding secondary thiamine-phosphate synthase enzyme YjbQ, whose translation is MKSTTEYLTFNVSARMGFVNITSDIEHLVTQSGVQEGLLLVNAMHITASVFINDNEPGLHDDYKKWLEQLAPFDASPQRYAHNRTGEDNADAHMKRQIMGREVVVAITKGKLDFGPWEQIFYGEFDGRRPKRVLVKIIGE